Proteins encoded in a region of the Methanofollis tationis genome:
- the gatD gene encoding Glu-tRNA(Gln) amidotransferase subunit GatD — protein MSEAFSTGDIVAASCRGHPVEGIYITDRDGMAVLKLGSGYNIGVDPATCTLVRKNGGTAVPTPVAVEQDESLPGFAIISTGGTIASKIDYRTGAVTSQFTADDILRAIPGLSSIGRYRAEVLATILSENMTPAIWQDLARSIHAAVRGGARGVIVTHGTDTMAYSASAVSYMLETPVPVVFVGSQRSADRPSSDNIMNAMCAAAAAGSDLGEVAVAMHATTNDDYCALHRGTRVRKMHTSRRDAFQSHDMAPIGRVDFPSLAVTLSDDAVRRGASALALRDRLEERCGLLAFYPGMAAEIVRAYEGYRGLVIAGTGLGHVSTGCIGAVRDLIDAGTTVVMTSQCLHGRVCDRVYDTGRDLLAAGVVEGEDMLPEAALTKLMWVLGNESDPEEVRRLMATDLKGEIRRRSEHGL, from the coding sequence ATGAGTGAAGCATTTTCGACCGGCGACATCGTCGCCGCCTCCTGCCGGGGCCACCCGGTGGAAGGGATCTATATCACGGACCGCGACGGCATGGCCGTCCTCAAACTGGGCAGCGGCTACAACATCGGGGTGGACCCGGCGACCTGCACCCTCGTTCGGAAGAACGGGGGAACGGCGGTGCCCACACCCGTTGCGGTCGAGCAGGACGAGAGCCTTCCCGGGTTTGCGATCATCTCCACCGGCGGGACGATCGCATCGAAGATCGACTACCGGACCGGAGCGGTGACGAGCCAGTTCACCGCCGACGATATCCTCAGGGCGATCCCGGGCCTCTCCTCGATCGGCCGTTACCGCGCCGAGGTGCTCGCCACCATCCTCTCTGAGAACATGACGCCGGCGATCTGGCAGGATCTTGCCCGCTCCATCCACGCGGCGGTCAGGGGCGGCGCCCGCGGCGTGATCGTCACCCACGGCACCGACACGATGGCCTACTCGGCCTCGGCGGTCTCGTACATGCTCGAAACCCCGGTGCCGGTGGTCTTCGTCGGCTCGCAGCGTTCGGCCGACCGCCCGAGCTCGGACAACATCATGAACGCCATGTGCGCCGCCGCCGCCGCAGGCTCAGACCTCGGCGAGGTCGCCGTGGCGATGCACGCCACCACGAACGACGATTACTGTGCCCTTCACCGGGGGACGCGGGTGCGAAAGATGCACACCTCACGGAGAGACGCCTTCCAGAGCCACGACATGGCCCCGATCGGGCGGGTGGACTTTCCCTCACTTGCCGTCACCCTCTCCGATGACGCGGTGCGCCGGGGCGCCTCAGCCCTCGCGCTCCGCGACCGCCTCGAAGAGCGCTGCGGCCTGCTCGCCTTCTACCCCGGCATGGCAGCGGAGATCGTCAGGGCCTACGAGGGCTACCGCGGCCTGGTCATCGCCGGCACCGGCCTCGGCCATGTCTCGACCGGGTGCATCGGGGCGGTGCGGGACCTGATCGACGCCGGCACCACCGTGGTGATGACCTCGCAGTGCCTGCACGGCCGCGTCTGCGACCGCGTCTACGACACCGGCCGCGACCTGCTCGCCGCCGGCGTGGTCGAGGGCGAGGACATGCTCCCTGAGGCGGCGCTCACCAAACTGATGTGGGTGCTCGGGAACGAGTCCGACCCCGAAGAGGTGCGGAGGCTGATGGCGACCGACCTGAAAGGCGAGATCCGGAGGAGGTCTGAACATGGACTATAA
- the argH gene encoding argininosuccinate lyase, with product MQRDLVRRGRLSDDRTGEVMHFLSSMAADREIADMDVLVDMAHLLMLSRQGIIDRAAAEALMRALIGFYRDGIPAEAYDERFEDIHAGKEAVLIGQVGEAFGGRLHMARSRNDEVATCIRMRLRDDLIALVEETCRLRGLLLDLAGEHTETIMPGFTHLQHAQPTTLAHHLLAYEAALGRDGGRLLGAYDRANECPLGAAAFASTGFAIDREMTAALLGFERPMGNSMDAVSTRDFALEALSACAVQMATVSRLCEEMVVWSTAFVRFVTLADGYSSTSSIMPQKKNPDTAEIMRAKAGTVAGSLVAALTITKGLPMSYNRDLQELTPHLWRGVEAAHQSLGVLRGMLATATFHPDRMAAESGCGFSTATELADVMVREYGLPFRTAHSIVGRAVKMGALDLATLEAAAQEVAGLSLCGQGLTAERVAAALDPAFSVAERKAIGGPAPSETTRAIAERRRLLAGDEAAAAARKEAVATAIAGLIVEAGRLAEHE from the coding sequence ATGCAACGAGATCTGGTGCGGCGGGGCAGGCTCAGCGACGACCGGACAGGCGAGGTGATGCATTTCCTCTCCTCGATGGCGGCCGATCGCGAGATCGCCGATATGGACGTGCTGGTGGATATGGCCCACCTCCTGATGCTCTCCCGTCAGGGGATCATCGACCGCGCGGCGGCCGAGGCGCTGATGCGGGCCCTCATCGGCTTCTACCGTGACGGTATCCCGGCAGAAGCCTACGACGAGCGTTTCGAGGACATCCACGCCGGCAAGGAAGCGGTGCTGATCGGACAGGTCGGCGAGGCCTTCGGGGGGCGCCTCCATATGGCCAGGTCCAGGAACGACGAGGTGGCGACCTGCATCAGGATGCGCCTGCGCGACGACCTGATCGCCCTGGTCGAGGAGACCTGCCGCCTTCGGGGGCTCCTGCTCGACCTCGCCGGCGAGCATACGGAGACGATCATGCCGGGCTTCACTCACCTCCAGCATGCCCAGCCCACCACGCTCGCCCACCACCTCCTCGCCTACGAGGCGGCGCTCGGCCGCGACGGTGGGCGGCTTCTTGGCGCCTATGACCGGGCAAACGAGTGCCCCCTCGGTGCGGCCGCCTTCGCCTCGACGGGGTTTGCGATCGACCGGGAGATGACCGCCGCCCTCCTGGGATTCGAGCGGCCGATGGGCAACTCAATGGACGCCGTCTCGACGCGTGATTTCGCCCTTGAGGCGCTTTCCGCCTGCGCCGTCCAGATGGCGACGGTAAGCCGTCTCTGCGAGGAGATGGTCGTCTGGAGCACCGCTTTTGTCAGGTTCGTCACCCTGGCCGACGGCTACTCCTCGACAAGTTCGATCATGCCCCAGAAGAAGAACCCGGACACCGCCGAGATCATGCGGGCGAAGGCCGGGACCGTTGCGGGCTCGCTCGTCGCCGCCCTGACGATCACGAAGGGGCTGCCGATGAGTTACAACCGCGACCTGCAGGAGCTCACCCCGCACCTCTGGCGCGGCGTGGAGGCGGCGCACCAGAGCCTCGGCGTCCTGCGCGGGATGCTGGCGACGGCGACCTTCCACCCCGACCGGATGGCGGCGGAATCGGGCTGCGGGTTCTCGACGGCGACCGAACTCGCCGACGTGATGGTGCGGGAATACGGCCTCCCCTTCAGGACGGCGCACTCGATCGTCGGGCGGGCGGTGAAGATGGGCGCACTCGACCTCGCCACCCTGGAAGCGGCGGCACAGGAGGTCGCCGGGCTCTCGCTCTGCGGGCAGGGGCTGACGGCCGAGCGCGTCGCTGCGGCGCTCGATCCCGCGTTTTCCGTCGCTGAAAGAAAGGCGATCGGCGGGCCGGCGCCCTCAGAGACGACCAGGGCGATCGCGGAGCGGCGGCGCCTGCTCGCCGGGGACGAGGCGGCGGCGGCCGCACGAAAAGAGGCGGTCGCAACGGCGATCGCCGGACTGATTGTGGAAGCCGGGAGGCTTGCAGAGCATGAGTGA
- a CDS encoding helix-turn-helix domain-containing protein: MIQANPLDRLFHAALLSDEEFIQTLQHILKNDLRVSVRELSEKSGIAQSTLYKILNGKRSPTLSTLRMILNAVRAFSRPSEEAFIGLIAARYVLESIQERTAVIDGQQVRVREYPVHTFEDAIVAAVRAEREGAIAVVCAPIASSTIEQVVRIPVTTIIPKDSVQRAIEAAARKAWL; this comes from the coding sequence ATGATCCAGGCAAACCCCCTTGACCGCCTCTTCCACGCCGCCCTCCTGTCGGATGAAGAGTTCATACAGACCCTCCAGCACATCCTCAAAAACGACCTGCGGGTGAGCGTGCGCGAACTCTCCGAGAAGAGCGGGATCGCACAGAGCACCCTCTATAAGATCCTCAACGGCAAGCGTTCCCCGACCCTCTCGACCCTGCGGATGATCCTCAACGCCGTCCGGGCCTTCTCCCGCCCCTCGGAGGAGGCGTTCATCGGGCTGATCGCCGCCCGCTACGTGCTCGAGTCCATCCAGGAGAGGACGGCGGTGATCGACGGCCAGCAGGTCAGGGTCCGCGAGTACCCGGTCCACACCTTCGAGGACGCCATCGTCGCCGCCGTGCGCGCCGAGCGGGAGGGGGCGATCGCCGTCGTCTGCGCACCGATCGCCTCCTCCACCATCGAGCAGGTGGTCAGGATCCCGGTGACGACGATCATCCCGAAAGACAGCGTGCAGCGCGCCATCGAGGCGGCGGCGCGGAAGGCGTGGCTGTGA
- a CDS encoding ABC transporter substrate-binding protein: MTRKILVAALISAIIAVLFVAGCTGEGPSTGGETTVDVIYAATGPMPMLLSTDQIDGYMAWQPFVAVATVSGIGKVVSYSQDMPPAGMWTDHTCCAFAARTDIMQERPDLVNAFSALTIAANDYIKQNPDKAAELSADWLYGKDDMTFGNVTVNSVDVLKASIPTLKFTSDPSEAWIQSNDNFVVSLRELGYITGSLKDADTATVHSELYDFSPYEQAKAMLANGSITTPASAGTIALGYLPSDHHAALFVAVKDWQYFNDTYGIALKPASEGSGAVDTADLIVNGAKVATVKLVKGEGGSQLMTLAAQDTIQFAFVGTPPAITAIDKGTPIKILHPLQTEGSGLVVSADAPANDWQSFIAWAEQRAAEGKPLKIASPPKGSIQDVQLRAALGDSNVVVNEAQ; this comes from the coding sequence ATGACCAGAAAGATTCTTGTCGCCGCCCTGATCTCTGCGATCATCGCGGTGCTCTTTGTCGCCGGATGCACCGGCGAGGGGCCCTCGACCGGTGGAGAGACCACGGTGGACGTGATCTACGCCGCCACCGGCCCGATGCCGATGCTCCTCTCGACCGACCAGATCGACGGCTACATGGCATGGCAGCCCTTCGTCGCCGTCGCCACCGTGAGCGGCATCGGCAAAGTGGTCTCGTACTCGCAGGACATGCCGCCCGCAGGCATGTGGACCGACCACACCTGCTGCGCCTTCGCGGCCCGCACCGACATCATGCAGGAGCGCCCTGATCTCGTCAACGCCTTCTCGGCGCTCACGATCGCTGCAAACGACTATATCAAGCAGAACCCGGACAAAGCCGCTGAACTCAGCGCCGACTGGCTCTACGGCAAGGACGACATGACCTTTGGCAACGTGACCGTGAACTCGGTGGACGTGCTCAAGGCCTCGATCCCGACCCTGAAGTTCACCAGCGACCCCTCGGAGGCCTGGATCCAGAGCAACGACAACTTCGTCGTCTCGCTGCGCGAACTCGGCTACATCACCGGTTCCTTGAAGGATGCGGACACCGCCACCGTCCACAGCGAACTCTACGACTTCAGCCCCTATGAACAGGCGAAGGCGATGCTTGCAAACGGCTCGATCACGACCCCGGCCAGCGCCGGCACGATTGCTCTGGGCTACCTGCCCTCTGACCACCACGCCGCCCTCTTCGTTGCCGTCAAGGACTGGCAGTACTTCAACGACACCTACGGCATCGCCCTCAAGCCCGCATCCGAAGGCTCGGGCGCCGTCGATACCGCCGACCTGATCGTCAACGGCGCGAAGGTCGCCACCGTCAAACTCGTGAAGGGCGAGGGCGGTTCGCAGCTGATGACCCTGGCCGCCCAGGACACGATCCAGTTCGCCTTCGTCGGCACCCCGCCAGCGATCACCGCTATCGACAAAGGAACACCTATAAAGATTCTCCACCCATTACAGACGGAAGGATCGGGCCTTGTTGTTTCAGCCGATGCACCTGCCAACGACTGGCAGAGTTTCATCGCATGGGCAGAACAGCGTGCGGCTGAAGGTAAGCCTCTGAAGATTGCGTCACCGCCCAAGGGCTCGATCCAGGACGTGCAGCTCCGCGCCGCACTCGGAGACAGCAATGTGGTGGTGAACGAAGCGCAATGA
- a CDS encoding ABC transporter permease translates to MRKYLKIVLPIILIFGWETVAILLNNPFILPRIETVVAVLLEPTKNILGSGSLLEGAGLSLYRVLLGFLTAAAVAIPLGILMGRYPMVQDLADGVIQVFRPIPPLAWLPVALAWFKIGLTSIVFIIFIGAFFPIVLNTIAGVKSVNRTWLETATVYGASGRQIMTKVVLPAAAPTIWTGLRVSLGIAWQCVVAAEMLPGTTSGLGYMIMAAYNLGQMQVIIAGMIVIGFISLVLDALFREVEVRMFAWQGRYQ, encoded by the coding sequence ATGAGAAAGTACCTGAAAATTGTCCTTCCCATCATCCTCATTTTTGGATGGGAAACCGTTGCGATCCTCCTGAACAACCCGTTTATTCTACCCAGGATCGAGACGGTCGTTGCCGTCCTGCTCGAGCCGACGAAAAACATCCTGGGGAGCGGCAGTCTTCTCGAAGGCGCCGGGCTCAGTTTGTACCGCGTCCTCCTCGGCTTCCTGACCGCCGCCGCCGTCGCCATACCCCTGGGCATCCTGATGGGCAGGTACCCGATGGTGCAGGACCTTGCCGATGGGGTGATCCAGGTCTTCAGACCGATCCCCCCGCTCGCCTGGCTCCCGGTCGCCCTCGCGTGGTTCAAGATCGGGCTCACCTCGATCGTCTTCATCATCTTCATCGGGGCGTTCTTCCCGATCGTGCTCAACACGATCGCCGGGGTCAAGAGCGTGAACCGGACCTGGCTTGAGACGGCGACGGTCTACGGGGCAAGCGGACGGCAGATCATGACGAAGGTCGTCCTGCCGGCCGCCGCCCCCACGATCTGGACGGGCTTGCGCGTCAGCCTCGGGATCGCATGGCAGTGCGTGGTGGCGGCCGAGATGCTGCCCGGCACCACTTCGGGCCTCGGCTACATGATCATGGCCGCCTACAACCTCGGCCAGATGCAGGTGATCATCGCCGGCATGATCGTGATCGGCTTCATCTCCCTCGTCCTCGACGCCCTCTTCAGGGAGGTCGAGGTGCGGATGTTTGCGTGGCAGGGGCGGTACCAGTGA